A genome region from Hemitrygon akajei chromosome 14, sHemAka1.3, whole genome shotgun sequence includes the following:
- the LOC140738250 gene encoding phospholipase A2-like has product MSFGTCDFQDREEQTTMLGLFVLLLLSAGAGSSHPIGKSIVQLRGMIKCIIPDSSPIHQFVDYGCYCGYGGSGTPVDELDRCCQTHDNCYGAAENIKDCTPVFDNPYTEIYTYTCSKNTVICSSKNNNCEMFICECDRNLAICMSKVKFNPENVNIDQSHCK; this is encoded by the exons ATGAGCTTTGGGACGTGTGATTTCCAGGACAGAGAAGAGCAAACGACAATGCTGGGGCTGTTTGTCCTCCTTCTGCTCTCAG CTGGTGCTGGGAGCTCACACCCAATAGGCAAGAGCATCGTGCAGTTACGTGGGATGATCAAATGCATCATTCCAGACAGCAGCCCAATACATCAATTCGTTGACTATGGATGCTACTGTGGGTACGGCGGGTCTGGGACTCCAGTGGATGAACTAGACAG GTGCTGTCAGACCCATGACAACTGCTATGGTGCAGCTGAAAATATTAAGGACTGCACACCTGTCTTTGACAATCCTTACACTGAGATCTACACTTATACCTGTTCCAAGAATACCGTCATATGTAGCA GTAAAAATAACAACTGCGAAATGTTTATCTGTGAATGTGATCGCAATTTAGCCATCTGCATGTCCAAAGTAAAATTCAATCCGGAAAACGTGAACATAGACCAGTCCCACTGTAAATAA